A stretch of Amycolatopsis balhimycina FH 1894 DNA encodes these proteins:
- a CDS encoding helix-turn-helix transcriptional regulator, translating to MILRSVASTGAKREVDEPPEDADRLRREHAVQPAILRAIELLLERYFEPITLSALAAEVYVSPFHFSRIFAKATGVTPGRFLTAVRLFEAKRLLLTTSLTVSDIVCSVGYSSVGTFTSRFVRAVGMTPTEYREPEVGELLVAHSAYFQRLPSLQSLRDAGRNCASQPVGTGHLDVDLVLPDDAPPATVLVGVFADSVPQRGPVAFGGSANTRSGRLTVHGVPDGNWTVIAVADHGGHLTGGPAFTVGTAEAAVTPFDPPDVTVRLRRPALTDPPIAITLASRPTPSSRQQFATQRPHLRAVA from the coding sequence ATGATCTTGCGATCGGTTGCGTCCACGGGGGCGAAGCGGGAGGTCGACGAGCCACCGGAGGACGCGGACCGGCTCAGGCGTGAACACGCCGTCCAGCCGGCGATCCTGCGGGCCATCGAACTGCTGCTCGAACGCTACTTCGAGCCCATCACCCTGTCGGCGCTGGCCGCCGAGGTGTACGTGAGCCCCTTCCACTTCTCCCGCATCTTCGCGAAGGCGACCGGGGTCACGCCGGGCCGGTTCCTGACGGCCGTGCGCCTGTTCGAGGCGAAACGGTTGCTGCTGACCACTTCCCTGACTGTGTCGGACATCGTCTGCAGTGTCGGCTACAGCAGTGTCGGCACCTTCACGAGCCGGTTCGTCCGCGCCGTCGGCATGACGCCGACCGAGTACCGCGAGCCGGAAGTCGGCGAGCTGCTCGTGGCGCACTCGGCGTACTTCCAGCGGCTGCCGTCGCTGCAGTCGCTGCGGGACGCCGGGCGCAACTGCGCTTCGCAGCCAGTGGGCACCGGCCACCTGGACGTCGACCTCGTCCTGCCGGACGACGCGCCGCCGGCCACCGTGCTCGTCGGCGTGTTCGCCGACAGCGTGCCGCAACGCGGCCCGGTCGCCTTCGGCGGTTCGGCGAACACCCGGTCCGGGCGGTTGACCGTCCACGGCGTGCCGGATGGCAACTGGACCGTGATCGCGGTCGCCGACCACGGCGGGCACCTCACCGGCGGCCCCGCCTTCACGGTCGGCACCGCGGAGGCCGCCGTGACGCCGTTCGACCCGCCGGACGTCACCGTCCGGCTGCGGCGGCCCGCGCTGACCGACCCGCCGATCGCGATCACCCTGGCGTCCCGGCCGACGCCGTCGAGCCGGCAGCAGTTCGCCACGCAACGGCCGCACCTGCGCGCCGTGGCCTGA
- a CDS encoding DUF1702 family protein has product MSTLLGVLRKRVLAPSLASVGFAERGFPVVHTDATARLEAVPQAVVCGFEWAIEGASLWEIERRLALIEPEQRGFAYEGATMGYSILDAMPGGGSDRTRELLEGPGRPHIFLTYIGIGFAMARLPRPLWKKILPELTGVAYHPVMSWLAVDGYGFDRAYFDTGKWVERQAAPEPYPWAERPGYFPRAFDQGVGRALWFIHGGNPDGVAAAVGRFAEHRRADLWSGAGLAATFAGGSDQVGLARLRRAAGGYQDELGLGAVFAVKARTYSGYVPAHTHLACGGLVDLTVREAQNLADRTERADGDDGPEPPYELWRERIREELRPAAARRAS; this is encoded by the coding sequence ATGTCGACTCTGCTCGGCGTGCTGCGCAAGCGCGTGCTCGCCCCCTCTCTCGCGTCCGTCGGCTTCGCCGAGCGCGGGTTCCCGGTGGTGCACACCGACGCCACGGCCCGGCTGGAGGCGGTGCCGCAAGCGGTGGTGTGCGGGTTCGAATGGGCCATCGAAGGCGCGTCGCTGTGGGAGATCGAACGGCGCCTCGCGCTGATCGAGCCCGAACAGCGCGGGTTCGCCTACGAGGGCGCGACCATGGGCTACTCGATCCTCGACGCCATGCCCGGCGGCGGCTCGGACCGGACGCGCGAGCTGCTCGAAGGACCGGGCCGCCCGCACATCTTCCTGACCTACATCGGGATCGGCTTCGCGATGGCGCGGCTGCCGCGTCCACTGTGGAAGAAGATCCTGCCCGAGCTGACCGGGGTGGCCTACCACCCGGTGATGAGCTGGCTCGCCGTCGACGGCTACGGCTTCGACCGCGCCTACTTCGACACCGGGAAGTGGGTGGAGCGGCAGGCTGCCCCGGAGCCGTACCCGTGGGCCGAGCGGCCGGGCTACTTCCCGCGGGCGTTCGACCAGGGGGTCGGCCGCGCGTTGTGGTTCATCCACGGCGGGAACCCGGACGGGGTCGCCGCCGCGGTCGGCCGGTTCGCCGAGCACCGCCGGGCCGACCTGTGGAGCGGAGCCGGGCTCGCCGCGACGTTCGCGGGCGGCAGTGACCAGGTCGGGCTGGCGCGGCTGCGCCGGGCGGCCGGCGGGTACCAGGACGAGCTCGGGCTGGGCGCGGTGTTCGCGGTGAAGGCGCGCACCTACTCCGGGTACGTGCCGGCGCACACCCACCTCGCGTGCGGCGGCCTGGTCGACCTGACCGTGCGGGAGGCGCAGAACCTGGCGGACCGCACCGAACGGGCCGACGGCGACGACGGGCCGGAGCCGCCCTACGAACTGTGGCGGGAGCGGATCCGGGAAGAGCTCCGCCCGGCCGCCGCGCGCCGCGCGAGCTGA
- a CDS encoding DUF1702 family protein — protein sequence MGNGWRALRRRILTPNVSETSLEKRGFHRKSPAAQERLETVGEKFLLGYAHAVEARSAEQAEEWLERIPPQYRGFAYEGAGMGYGVLDGLPFGKSTNIAEFLAGPGEKHDYIIYVGVGWAMCRLPRFAWPKASAFDPLLRWLVLDGYGFHQAYFKTDKYIRNQYQEQGFSWPERRYDRYALRAIDQGIGRALWFICGTDVALVTKTIEEFPESRHGDLYAGVGLASTYACGVTAGELAELVERAGIHHGQLAQGSAFAAECRVRSGLMIPETEMAARAICGLPAERAAAITQEVRPDVVVDGDDVPAFEIWRQRIAEEVLTHGGKKK from the coding sequence TTGGGCAATGGCTGGCGTGCGCTCAGGCGCCGTATCCTGACACCGAACGTTTCGGAGACTTCGCTGGAAAAGCGTGGCTTCCACCGAAAGAGCCCAGCCGCTCAAGAACGACTCGAGACGGTCGGGGAGAAATTCCTCCTCGGGTACGCGCACGCGGTCGAAGCGCGTTCGGCCGAGCAAGCCGAAGAATGGCTCGAGCGCATTCCTCCGCAGTACCGCGGATTCGCCTACGAAGGCGCGGGAATGGGGTACGGCGTCCTCGACGGGCTGCCGTTCGGCAAGAGCACGAACATCGCCGAGTTCCTGGCCGGCCCCGGCGAGAAGCACGACTACATCATCTATGTCGGGGTGGGCTGGGCCATGTGCCGGCTCCCGCGGTTCGCCTGGCCGAAGGCGTCGGCCTTCGACCCGCTGCTGCGCTGGCTGGTCCTCGACGGCTACGGCTTCCACCAGGCGTACTTCAAGACCGACAAGTACATCCGGAACCAGTACCAGGAGCAGGGCTTCTCCTGGCCGGAACGGCGCTACGACCGGTACGCGCTGCGGGCCATCGACCAGGGCATCGGCCGGGCGCTGTGGTTCATCTGCGGCACCGACGTCGCCCTGGTGACCAAGACGATCGAGGAGTTCCCCGAGTCCCGCCACGGCGACCTGTACGCCGGGGTCGGGCTGGCCTCGACCTACGCGTGCGGCGTCACGGCCGGAGAGCTGGCGGAACTGGTCGAGCGGGCCGGCATCCACCACGGGCAGCTGGCACAGGGAAGCGCCTTCGCCGCCGAGTGCCGGGTGCGCTCGGGCCTGATGATCCCGGAGACCGAGATGGCGGCCCGGGCGATCTGCGGCCTGCCGGCCGAGCGCGCGGCGGCCATCACCCAAGAGGTCCGTCCGGACGTGGTCGTCGACGGCGACGACGTCCCGGCGTTCGAAATCTGGCGGCAGCGCATTGCCGAAGAAGTGCTGACCCACGGAGGGAAGAAGAAATGA
- a CDS encoding CRTAC1 family protein: MTATFGWLRKQLAGIVALVLILGLFLVARLPSVDAAEQDSMAGKFHFTPMTIALPAAKKSQSIRTVNKEYEKIAAWISSVGAAIAINDISGSGKPNDLCLVDPRSDQVVITPAPDSGPRYAPFALDPAPALPTWDYMAPMGCVPGDYNEDGRTDVLAYYWGRSPVLFLQKATATKFDASAFQPTELLPGNHRGPDGKYNGPLWNTDSVTIGDFDGDGHIDVFVGNYFPDSKVLDPNADGGITLNQSMSHAVNSGAKYIFRWTGATSGANPAAQFADASAGIPEDARLGWTLASSATDVDGDNLPELYIANDFGHDHFLYNKSTPGHVSFGEVTGVRGIADPKSKVLGHDSFKGMGVDFGDLNHDGLYDLFVSNITTSWGIEESNFQFMNEAKDNADLTRQLKDGVAPFHDDSGKNGTAWSGWGWDVKIQDFNNSGENQIAQATGFVKGQINRWPNLQEIATAHDGLLSNPLWWPNARAGDDIGGDQTLHFFVKSPDGRYADLAPKLGLAVPVPTRGIAVGDTDSDGLPEFAVARQWEEPIFYHNDSPNPGKYLQLKLTTDAPVAPGPLPAAGVPAIGAQVTVTTSDGKKYLGRVDGSSGEAGRRSFDIQIGLGHDVSGPLDVHLQWRDRTGQLRTQNLKLEPGCHMYQLGSTAKEAM; this comes from the coding sequence ATGACCGCGACCTTCGGCTGGCTGCGCAAGCAGCTGGCGGGCATCGTGGCGCTGGTGCTGATCCTCGGCCTGTTCCTGGTCGCGCGGCTGCCCAGCGTCGACGCCGCCGAGCAGGACTCGATGGCGGGCAAGTTCCACTTCACCCCGATGACGATCGCGCTGCCCGCGGCGAAGAAGTCGCAGTCGATCCGGACGGTGAACAAGGAGTACGAGAAGATCGCGGCCTGGATCTCCTCGGTGGGCGCCGCGATCGCGATCAACGACATCAGCGGCAGCGGCAAGCCGAACGACCTCTGCCTGGTGGACCCGCGCAGCGACCAGGTCGTCATCACGCCGGCGCCGGACTCGGGCCCGCGTTACGCCCCCTTCGCGCTCGACCCCGCGCCGGCGCTGCCGACGTGGGACTACATGGCGCCGATGGGCTGCGTCCCCGGTGACTACAACGAGGACGGCCGCACCGACGTCCTGGCCTATTACTGGGGCCGGAGCCCGGTGCTGTTCCTGCAGAAGGCCACCGCCACCAAGTTCGACGCCTCGGCCTTCCAGCCGACCGAGCTGCTGCCGGGCAACCACCGCGGCCCGGACGGCAAGTACAACGGTCCGCTGTGGAACACCGACTCCGTGACCATCGGCGACTTCGACGGCGACGGGCACATCGACGTCTTCGTCGGGAACTACTTCCCGGACAGCAAGGTCCTCGACCCGAACGCCGACGGCGGCATCACGCTGAACCAGTCGATGTCGCACGCGGTGAACTCGGGCGCCAAGTACATCTTCCGCTGGACCGGCGCGACGTCCGGGGCGAACCCGGCCGCGCAGTTCGCCGACGCCTCGGCGGGCATCCCGGAGGACGCACGCCTCGGCTGGACGCTGGCCTCCAGCGCGACCGACGTCGACGGCGACAACCTGCCGGAGCTCTACATCGCCAACGACTTCGGGCACGACCACTTCCTGTACAACAAGTCCACGCCGGGGCACGTGTCCTTCGGCGAGGTCACCGGGGTCCGCGGGATCGCCGACCCGAAGTCGAAGGTGCTGGGCCACGACTCCTTCAAGGGGATGGGCGTCGACTTCGGCGACCTGAACCACGACGGCCTCTACGACCTCTTCGTCAGCAACATCACGACGTCGTGGGGCATCGAGGAGTCGAACTTCCAGTTCATGAACGAGGCCAAGGACAACGCGGACCTGACCCGGCAGCTGAAGGACGGCGTCGCGCCGTTCCACGACGACAGCGGCAAGAACGGCACGGCGTGGTCCGGCTGGGGCTGGGACGTCAAGATCCAGGACTTCAACAACAGCGGTGAGAACCAGATCGCCCAGGCGACCGGGTTCGTCAAGGGGCAGATCAACCGCTGGCCGAACCTGCAGGAGATCGCCACGGCCCACGACGGCCTGCTGTCCAACCCGTTGTGGTGGCCGAACGCCCGCGCCGGTGACGACATCGGTGGCGACCAGACGCTGCACTTCTTCGTGAAGAGCCCGGACGGCCGCTACGCCGACCTCGCGCCGAAGCTGGGCCTGGCCGTGCCGGTGCCCACCCGCGGCATCGCCGTCGGCGACACCGACTCCGACGGCCTGCCCGAGTTCGCCGTGGCCCGGCAGTGGGAAGAGCCGATCTTCTACCACAATGACAGCCCGAACCCCGGCAAGTACCTGCAGCTGAAGCTGACCACCGACGCCCCGGTGGCGCCCGGCCCGCTGCCCGCGGCCGGCGTGCCCGCGATCGGCGCCCAGGTCACCGTGACCACCTCGGACGGCAAGAAGTACCTCGGCCGGGTCGACGGCAGCAGCGGGGAGGCCGGCCGGCGCAGCTTCGACATCCAGATCGGTCTCGGCCACGACGTCAGCGGCCCGCTCGACGTGCACCTGCAGTGGCGCGACCGGACCGGGCAGCTGCGGACACAGAACCTGAAGCTCGAACCCGGCTGCCACATGTATCAGCTCGGCTCCACGGCGAAGGAAGCGATGTGA
- a CDS encoding cytochrome P450 gives MTISSDEARAARTAPPGPPRRATFRLLKQLFTDRLALMGDNAEAYGDVVRIAIGPKAMYLVNHPDLAKHVLADNAANYHKGIGLQEARRALGDGLLTSDGETWKTQRRTIQPVFQPKRISRQAAVVASEVDDLIKRLAAHDGPVEILHEMTGLTLGVLGKTLLDAELGGYETLGHSFEAVQDQAMFEAVTLSMVPQWVPLKKQVEFRTAREDLRRIADELVEQRLANPVEDGEDVLSRLIASGSAESSSRERMRDELITLLLAGHETTASTLGWAFHLVDEHPEVGERLHAEAVEVLGDRLPGHEDLRKLTYTVSVVEEVMRLYPPVWLLPRIAQADDEIGGYHVPAGSDVVVVPYTLHRHPEFWADAERFDPGRFAGAERPPRYAYLPFGAGPRFCIGNSLGVMEAVFVLAMAARDLRLRKVPGKVVEPEAMLSLRVRGGLPMTVHPRERRLSDAA, from the coding sequence ATGACCATCTCCTCGGACGAAGCCCGGGCGGCGCGCACCGCGCCTCCCGGGCCGCCGCGCCGGGCGACGTTCCGGTTGCTGAAGCAGCTCTTCACCGACCGGCTCGCGCTCATGGGCGACAACGCCGAGGCCTACGGCGACGTCGTCCGCATCGCCATCGGCCCGAAGGCGATGTACCTGGTGAACCACCCCGACCTGGCCAAGCACGTGCTCGCGGACAACGCGGCCAACTACCACAAGGGCATCGGCCTGCAGGAGGCCCGCCGGGCCCTCGGCGACGGCCTGCTCACCAGCGACGGCGAGACCTGGAAGACGCAGCGCCGGACCATCCAGCCGGTGTTCCAGCCCAAGCGGATCTCGCGCCAGGCCGCGGTCGTCGCGTCCGAAGTGGACGATCTGATCAAGCGGCTGGCCGCGCACGACGGGCCGGTCGAGATCCTGCACGAGATGACCGGGCTGACGCTCGGCGTGCTCGGCAAGACGCTGCTCGACGCCGAGCTCGGCGGGTACGAGACCCTGGGTCACTCGTTCGAGGCCGTGCAGGACCAGGCTATGTTCGAAGCGGTCACGCTGAGCATGGTGCCGCAGTGGGTGCCGCTGAAGAAGCAGGTGGAGTTCCGGACCGCGCGCGAGGACCTGCGCCGGATCGCCGACGAGCTCGTCGAGCAGCGGCTGGCGAACCCGGTCGAGGACGGCGAAGACGTGCTGTCGCGGTTGATCGCGTCGGGGTCGGCGGAAAGCTCGTCGCGCGAGCGCATGCGGGACGAGCTGATCACCCTGCTGCTGGCCGGGCACGAGACGACGGCGAGCACGCTCGGCTGGGCGTTCCACCTGGTCGACGAGCATCCGGAGGTCGGCGAGCGGCTGCACGCCGAGGCCGTCGAGGTCCTCGGCGACCGGCTGCCCGGACACGAGGACCTCCGGAAGCTGACCTACACGGTGTCGGTCGTGGAAGAGGTCATGCGGCTGTACCCGCCGGTGTGGCTGCTGCCGCGGATCGCCCAGGCCGACGACGAGATCGGCGGGTACCACGTGCCGGCCGGGTCCGACGTCGTCGTCGTGCCCTACACGCTGCACCGGCACCCGGAGTTCTGGGCCGACGCCGAGCGCTTCGACCCGGGCCGGTTCGCCGGGGCCGAGCGGCCGCCGCGGTACGCCTACCTCCCGTTCGGCGCCGGGCCGAGGTTCTGCATCGGCAACAGCCTCGGGGTGATGGAGGCGGTGTTCGTGCTCGCGATGGCCGCGCGGGACCTGCGGCTGCGCAAGGTGCCGGGCAAGGTCGTCGAGCCCGAGGCGATGCTCTCGCTGCGGGTGCGTGGCGGGCTGCCGATGACCGTGCACCCCCGGGAGCGGCGGCTGAGCGACGCCGCCTGA
- a CDS encoding DUF5987 family protein: MQPEATQEERFKNMTLEAYADTIVPGEKRFADDRAIAGAAPGPGSVAAGALDLLNFDATGVTAGLPYLAQSLNDHAKSYAGEVELDLDHDVPPFAALPYEHRRELVRRLTTPGHPEKDGWVSLALFCNMAYDSAAHLHTADAIRDGHPGLLALGYTAPDADGFWRFPKYGYGRKLAELHPDTTPSGSPA; this comes from the coding sequence GTGCAACCCGAGGCCACCCAAGAAGAACGCTTCAAGAACATGACCCTCGAGGCCTATGCGGACACGATCGTGCCGGGGGAGAAGCGGTTCGCCGACGACCGGGCGATCGCCGGGGCCGCGCCCGGCCCCGGCTCGGTGGCGGCGGGCGCGCTCGACCTGCTGAACTTCGACGCGACCGGCGTCACGGCCGGCCTGCCCTACCTCGCGCAGTCGCTCAACGACCACGCGAAGTCCTACGCGGGCGAGGTGGAGCTGGACCTCGACCACGACGTCCCGCCGTTCGCCGCCCTGCCGTACGAGCACCGCCGCGAGCTGGTGCGGCGGCTGACCACCCCCGGTCACCCGGAGAAGGACGGCTGGGTCAGCCTCGCGCTGTTCTGCAACATGGCCTACGACAGCGCCGCCCACCTGCACACCGCCGACGCCATCCGCGACGGGCACCCCGGCCTGCTGGCGCTGGGGTACACCGCCCCGGACGCCGACGGCTTCTGGCGGTTCCCGAAGTACGGCTACGGCCGCAAGCTGGCCGAACTCCACCCCGACACGACGCCTTCCGGGAGCCCCGCATGA
- a CDS encoding GMC family oxidoreductase, with translation MSAIEQTDVVIVGSGFGGSIPAYHLAAGGAKVTVLERGPWLAADDFEHDYLLGSSYTRAFDFVVGDGMSILGGNCVGGGSVVYFAAMPRAPRFVFERHGSIGRRMWPSVISRDALEPWYDRVDEALPVSTQDWTDVSYAGGLWAAACNHSGRTANPAPVAVDNDTCVNCNFMMAGCKFDAKRSMLTNYLPAALAHGARIRPLHEVQRLERTEDGGYRVHFAVIDEEDYRVHTGGGVIEAKVVIIAAGAGATPVILQRSEAALGEMPHGVGRYFSGNGERLNTAIIDEDRVREVLGLSREDGPVYSANHIGKGPTVANWDKLDGSLPEYERYSLEQLYFPPGLGTILAQVPGGEEPRWFGAEKKEILKQWANWLTIFLMTEDDNEGVFGTPPPTGNAYRISQQMLGRGSLRYDPTPNTRHGWALADADCKAIIEKDGLARVAPWTNDVVGAYTVHPLASCRIGDDAATSALHPNHELRNHPGIFVTDSASVPGALTVNPAMTVAALAERSVPGIVRALQARGVDVKYGAPAPDGSITGRRAVSKLDLVAGS, from the coding sequence ATGAGCGCCATCGAGCAGACCGACGTCGTCATCGTCGGCAGCGGGTTCGGCGGGTCCATCCCCGCCTACCACCTCGCCGCCGGCGGGGCGAAGGTGACCGTGCTGGAGCGCGGGCCGTGGCTGGCCGCGGACGACTTCGAGCACGACTACCTGCTCGGCTCGTCCTACACCCGGGCGTTCGACTTCGTCGTCGGCGACGGGATGAGCATCCTGGGTGGCAACTGCGTCGGCGGCGGCAGCGTCGTGTACTTCGCCGCGATGCCGCGGGCGCCGCGGTTCGTCTTCGAGCGCCACGGCAGCATCGGGCGCCGGATGTGGCCTTCGGTCATTTCCCGCGACGCGCTGGAGCCGTGGTACGACCGCGTCGACGAGGCGCTCCCGGTGTCCACACAGGACTGGACCGACGTCTCCTACGCCGGTGGCCTGTGGGCCGCGGCCTGCAACCACTCCGGCCGGACGGCGAACCCGGCGCCGGTCGCCGTGGACAACGACACCTGCGTCAACTGCAACTTCATGATGGCGGGCTGCAAGTTCGACGCCAAGCGGTCGATGCTGACGAACTACCTGCCTGCCGCGCTGGCGCACGGCGCCCGGATCCGCCCGCTGCACGAGGTCCAGCGCCTGGAACGGACCGAAGACGGCGGCTACCGCGTCCACTTCGCCGTGATCGACGAGGAGGACTACCGGGTCCACACCGGCGGCGGCGTGATCGAGGCGAAGGTCGTCATCATCGCCGCCGGCGCCGGGGCCACGCCCGTGATCCTCCAGCGGTCGGAGGCCGCGCTGGGCGAGATGCCGCACGGCGTCGGCCGGTACTTCTCCGGCAACGGCGAGCGGCTCAACACCGCGATCATCGACGAGGACCGCGTCCGCGAGGTGCTCGGACTGTCCCGTGAGGACGGTCCGGTGTACTCGGCCAACCACATCGGCAAGGGCCCGACCGTCGCCAACTGGGACAAGCTCGACGGCTCGCTGCCGGAGTACGAGCGGTACTCGCTGGAGCAGCTGTACTTCCCGCCGGGCCTGGGCACCATCCTCGCCCAGGTGCCCGGCGGCGAGGAACCGCGCTGGTTCGGGGCGGAGAAGAAGGAAATCCTGAAGCAGTGGGCCAACTGGCTCACGATCTTCCTGATGACCGAGGACGACAACGAAGGCGTCTTCGGCACGCCGCCGCCCACCGGCAACGCGTACCGCATCTCGCAGCAGATGCTCGGCCGTGGTTCGCTGCGCTACGACCCGACTCCGAACACGCGTCACGGCTGGGCGCTCGCGGACGCGGACTGCAAGGCGATCATCGAGAAGGACGGCCTGGCTCGCGTGGCCCCCTGGACGAACGACGTCGTCGGCGCGTACACCGTGCACCCGCTGGCGTCCTGCCGGATCGGGGACGACGCGGCGACGTCCGCGCTGCACCCGAACCACGAGCTGCGCAACCACCCGGGCATCTTCGTCACCGACAGCGCGTCGGTGCCGGGCGCGCTGACGGTGAACCCGGCGATGACCGTCGCGGCGCTCGCCGAGCGGTCGGTCCCGGGCATCGTCCGGGCCCTGCAGGCCCGCGGCGTCGACGTCAAGTACGGCGCTCCGGCGCCCGACGGCTCGATCACGGGCCGTCGTGCGGTGTCCAAACTGGACCTGGTCGCCGGAAGCTGA
- a CDS encoding carboxymuconolactone decarboxylase family protein produces the protein MAAGVVRVALRRALREVKYVEAVRPRRARGLVRDVYRQVERDFGMLAPPIALHSPAPDVLAAAWLVLRESLVAGGTASRAGKEVVAAAVSAANSCPYCVEVHGMALGSLGEPDAAAAIETGDVIPDRDTRALAAWARGEGPLPADTSGATAAELTGVAVAFHYLNRMVSVFLGPSPLPPAVPPAARAKAKAVLGFLLKPGTPPPAGEALGLLPAAPGEGPDWARPVQPLSDAFARAAAVIEEAGERSLPPRVRDLVRRELKAWDGEPPGLSRAWAEAAPAELPAGERPVARFALLVAKSAYQVDAGVVDDVRPLWTDDRGLVEAASWAAFAAAAELGGRFPPHRP, from the coding sequence ATGGCGGCGGGTGTGGTGCGGGTTGCCTTGCGGCGGGCGCTGCGGGAGGTGAAGTACGTCGAGGCGGTGCGGCCGCGGCGGGCGCGGGGGCTGGTCCGGGACGTCTACCGGCAGGTGGAGCGGGATTTCGGGATGCTCGCTCCGCCGATCGCGCTGCACTCGCCCGCGCCGGACGTGCTCGCCGCGGCGTGGCTGGTGCTGCGGGAGTCGCTCGTCGCGGGCGGGACGGCGAGCCGGGCGGGCAAGGAGGTCGTCGCGGCCGCTGTTTCGGCGGCGAACTCGTGCCCGTACTGCGTCGAGGTGCACGGGATGGCGCTCGGCTCGCTGGGCGAGCCGGACGCCGCCGCGGCCATCGAGACCGGTGACGTCATCCCGGACCGGGACACGCGGGCGCTGGCGGCGTGGGCGCGGGGCGAAGGCCCGCTGCCCGCGGACACATCCGGCGCCACCGCGGCCGAGCTGACCGGCGTCGCCGTCGCGTTCCACTACCTCAACCGGATGGTGAGCGTGTTCCTCGGCCCGTCGCCGCTGCCGCCGGCCGTTCCGCCCGCGGCGCGGGCGAAAGCCAAGGCCGTGCTGGGTTTCCTGCTCAAGCCGGGTACCCCGCCCCCGGCCGGGGAAGCACTCGGGCTGTTGCCCGCGGCACCCGGCGAAGGGCCGGACTGGGCGCGACCGGTCCAGCCGCTCTCCGACGCCTTCGCGCGCGCCGCGGCCGTGATCGAAGAAGCCGGGGAACGCTCGCTGCCGCCCCGGGTACGGGACCTCGTCCGGCGGGAACTGAAGGCGTGGGACGGCGAACCGCCCGGGCTGAGCCGGGCCTGGGCGGAGGCCGCGCCGGCCGAGCTGCCGGCCGGGGAGCGTCCGGTGGCCCGGTTCGCCCTGCTGGTGGCGAAATCCGCCTACCAGGTCGACGCCGGTGTCGTCGACGACGTCCGTCCCCTGTGGACTGACGATCGCGGGCTGGTGGAAGCGGCGTCGTGGGCGGCGTTCGCCGCCGCGGCCGAACTGGGCGGCCGGTTTCCGCCGCACCGCCCGTGA
- a CDS encoding TIGR03084 family metal-binding protein — protein MTDTTGVIADLTAEAAEVDALVAGLADRDWDRPTPAPGWSIRHQIGHLAFIFRIAGLSAAQPAAFREMTKSLAGGFENAVNAALEDYVHDPAEVLLGRWRAERDAGIKALAAVPGDQLVPWLANPLPPYVLACAGMMELFGHGQDVADALGVRPVRTDRIGHLAGFAVRVRDFGYEARNLTPPAEEFRFELTAPSGRLWAFGPEDATQRISGSAEDFCLLVTRRRHRYDLDVHAKGTLADQWLDIAQAYRGPAGEGRRPSQFAP, from the coding sequence GTGACTGACACCACCGGAGTGATCGCCGACCTGACCGCCGAGGCCGCCGAAGTCGACGCGCTCGTCGCCGGCCTCGCCGACCGTGACTGGGACCGGCCGACGCCGGCGCCAGGCTGGAGCATCCGGCACCAGATCGGCCACCTCGCCTTCATCTTCCGCATCGCGGGGCTTTCGGCCGCGCAGCCGGCGGCCTTCCGCGAAATGACCAAGTCGCTGGCCGGCGGTTTCGAGAACGCCGTCAACGCGGCGCTCGAGGACTACGTCCACGACCCGGCCGAGGTCCTGCTGGGGCGGTGGCGTGCCGAGCGCGACGCCGGGATCAAGGCGCTGGCGGCGGTTCCCGGCGACCAGCTCGTGCCGTGGCTGGCCAACCCGCTGCCGCCGTACGTGCTGGCGTGCGCCGGGATGATGGAGCTGTTCGGGCACGGCCAGGATGTCGCCGACGCGCTCGGCGTGCGTCCGGTGCGGACCGACCGGATCGGGCACCTGGCCGGCTTCGCCGTCCGGGTCCGCGACTTCGGTTACGAAGCCCGCAACCTGACCCCGCCCGCGGAAGAGTTCCGGTTCGAGCTCACCGCGCCCTCGGGCAGGCTGTGGGCCTTCGGGCCGGAGGACGCGACGCAGCGGATCAGCGGCAGCGCCGAAGACTTCTGCCTGCTGGTGACCCGGCGGCGGCACCGGTACGACCTCGACGTGCACGCCAAGGGCACGCTCGCCGACCAGTGGCTCGACATCGCCCAGGCCTACCGCGGGCCGGCCGGCGAAGGACGACGGCCGAGCCAGTTCGCCCCGTGA